The Arctopsyche grandis isolate Sample6627 chromosome 5, ASM5162203v2, whole genome shotgun sequence genome includes a window with the following:
- the LOC143912344 gene encoding uncharacterized protein LOC143912344, with protein MMILYIILVFLFVFPIFYKRKMRKYGNKIPGPLALPYIGNAHLVMGDSADFFKTINRFWKEYGTRFRAFIGSQLFLLLSDPKDVEIILSSNQLINKSTDYDFMKPWLGTGLLTAAGEKWRKHRKVITPTFHFKILEHFIQVFDTQSDVLINKLKIHTDGQSFDLFPHITLCALDIISEASMGVSINAQNHSDSEYVTAVKDMCRIIITRMKNPFKRTDFLFMFSSDYWLQKKSLKILHDFTYKMITDRRRLLENSQESFTSYTSESEDALLGKKKKLAFLDMLLLSTVDGKPLDDVSIREEVDTFLFEGHDTTTSGITFALYLIANNPEVQMKLYQEQKDIYGDDLNRPTTHKDLQDMKYLELAIKEALRMFPPVPMIARKVYEDININDMFLPKGCTVILLVYNMNRNPEVFPDPDKFIPERFLPDETSKRSPFSTVSFSAGPRNCIGQKFAMLEMKSSISKVLRNYELLPSPEKFTLSSDIILKTTDGVKIKIKERFLLFGYNKTRNMLVAIICVSTILFLFYVQNKKMYTKDFIGPTPLPFIGNGHQLGLSTSVDFFKKMSEFWNEYGTRFRIFIASQQMIILSEPKDVEVILGSNQLIDKSFEYKYFKPWLGTGLLTSGGDKWRKHRKVITPTFHFKILEHFLQVFDSQTETLIKKLEKHTDGKSFDLFPHITLCALDIISEAAMGVNINAQNHSDSEYVTAVKNICTVIIGRMTNSFKRSDFLFSLSSDYQLQKKSLKTLHDFTYKMISKRREQLENSKENFDSYTNVDLADSALGTKKTLAFLDMLLLSNVDGKPLDDLSIREEVDTFLFEGHDTTTAGISFALYLIAHNPEVQKKLYEEQKDIYGEDTKISRDLQDMKYMELAIKEALRLYPPVAMIGRKINNDTKINDLVLPADSTVLVLIYHMNRNPAVFSEPDKFIPERFLPSETSKRSPFATVSFSAGPRNCIGQKFAILEMKSTISKVIRHYELLPSHENIILSFDIILKSNNGVKIKLAPRARNVCLNLPGPPPLPFIGNAHQCVGSSADFFNALNACWNDFGVRCKVFIGPQLIILLSDPNDVEVVLSNQEFLEKSTEYDFLKPWLGTGLLTSTGEKWKKHRKIITPAFHFTILEHFLQVFDSQTNILINKLKYLCTNGEYLNVYPILAMYALDIISEAAMGVSINAQKNNNSDYVQSVKIVSEIILKRMKSPFKRLDFLFSLTEDYRQQKKALAVLHNFTNKMIQERRNLLQKNNETLDSYTNDASISVYGRKKKMAFLDILLLSTVDGKQLNDTDIREEVDTFLFEGHDTTTSALTFALYSIASNPHVQHKLYEEQHMIFGNDNEKSPSYSDLQDMKYLELTIKEVLRMYPSVPMLGRLTVNDTKINDIDVPAGTTIAILVYNMNRNPAIFPEPDKFIPERFAAEESAKRNPFSMVSFSAGPRNCIGQKFAMLEMKSTLSKIIRTFEIAPSNDPIEIQSDLTLKPVNGVFIKFKSRQ; from the exons ATGATGATTTTGTATATCATTCTCGTGTTTCTATTTGTGTTCCCAATATTTTATAAGAGAAAAATGAGAAAATACGGAAATAAAATTCCAGGACCTCTCGCTCTTCCTTACATAGGCAACGCCCATCTTGTCATGGGAGACTCAGCTg attttttcaaaacaataaacAGATTTTGGAAGGAATATGGGACAAGATTTCGTGCTTTCATCGGGAGCCAGCTATTTCTTTTACTCTCCGACCCGAAAGATGTAgag ATTATTCTAAGTAGcaatcaattaattaacaaatCAACAGATTACGACTTTATGAAGCCTTGGCTAGGTACTGGTCTCTTAACTGCTGCTG gtGAAAAATGGCGAAAGCATAGAAAAGTCATAACTCCAAcgtttcatttcaaaattttggAACATTTCATACAAGTTTTCGATACCCAAAGCGACGTCCTTATCAATAAACTTAAAATACACACAGATGGTCAATCGTTCGATTTGTTTCCTCACATTACTCTATGTGCACTTGATATAATTAGTG AAGCTTCTAtgggagtaagcatcaatgctCAGAACCATTCGGATTCCGAATATGTAACAGCTGTCAAGGA TATGTGCCGTATAATTATAACAAGAATGAAAAATCCTTTCAAGAGGACGGACTTCCTTTTCATGTTCAGCAGCGATTATTGGCTACAAAAGAAATCTTTGAAAATTCTTCATGATTTTACTTACAAAATGATTACTGATAGGAGAAGATTGCTGGAAAATAGTCAAGAAAGTTTTACTTCTTACACGTCTGAATCAGAAGATGCGTTATTAG GAAAGAAGAAAAAATTAGCATTCCTGGATATGCTTCTGCTTTCAACGGTTGATGGAAAACCATTAGATGACGTGAGCATTAGAGAAGAAGTTGACACATTTTTGTTtgaa ggCCACGATACAACTACTTCAGGAATTACTTTCGCTTTGTATTTGATCGCAAACAATCCAGAAGTACAAATGAAATTATATCAAGAACAAAAAGATATTTATGGAGACGATCTTAACCGTCCTACAACGCACAA AGATCTACAGGACATGAAATATTTAGAATTGGCGATTAAAGAGGCGCTCCGTATGTTCCCACCAGTACCAATGATTGCTAGAAAAGTTTATGAAGATATAAATATTA ACGATATGTTCCTGCCAAAAGGTTGTACTGTAATTCTTTTGGTATACAACATGAACAGAAACCCTGAAGTATTTCCAGACCCTGATAAATTTATCCCTGAAAGATTTTTGCCAGATGAAACTTCCAAACGGAGTCCATTTTCGACTGTATCTTTCAGTGCCGGACCAAGAAATTGTATAG GTCAAAAGTTTGCCATGTTAGAAATGAAATCTTCTATATCAAAGGTACTTCGTAATTACGAATTATTACCGTCTCCAGAAAAATTCACCTTGTCGTctgatattatattgaaaacaaCCGATggagttaaaattaaaataaaagaacgCT TTCTTTTATTCGGATATAATAAAACTCGCAATATGTTGGTTGCTATCATTTGTGTTTCCACCATACTGTTTTTGTTTtacgttcaaaataaaaaaatgtatacaaaggACTTCATAGGACCTACCCCTTTACCCTTCATTGGAAATGGTCATCAGCTTGGGCTCAGCACATCAGTAG acttctttaaaaaaatgagtgaATTCTGGAATGAATACGGAACAAGATTTAGGATATTCATTGCCAGTCAACAAATGATTATTCTATCTGAACCAAAAGATGTAGAG gttATATTGGGAAGCAATCAATTAATTGATAAAtcctttgaatataaatattttaaaccgTGGTTAGGCACGGGTCTTTTAACCTCCGGTG gtgATAAGTGGAGAAAACATAGAAAGGTCATAACACCGACATTTCACTTCAAAATACTGGAACACTTCTTACAAGTCTTCGACTCTCAGACGGAAACTCTTataaaaaaacttgaaaaacaCACTGATGGCAAATCATTCGATTTATTTCCACATATTACTTTATGTGCTCTCGACATCATAAGTG AAGCTGCTATGGGAGTGAATATCAATGCTCAAAATCATTCAGATTCTGAATACGTAACAGCAGTTAAAAA CATATGCACCGTTATAATTGGCAGAATGACAAACTCCTTCAAAAGATCGGATTTTCTATTCAGTTTAAGCAGTGACTATCAACTACAAAAGAAATCATTGAAAACACTACATGATTTTACCtacaaaatgatttcaaaacgAAGAGAACAGCTTGAAAACAGCaaagaaaattttgattcaTATACAAACGTTGATTTGGCTGATTCAGCATTAG GAACCAAAAAGACCTTAGCTTTCTTAGATATGCTTCTTTTATCAAATGTGGATGGCAAACCTTTGGATGACCTAAGTATTAGAGAAGAAGTCgacacatttttatttgaa GGCCATGATACAACTACTGCCGGCATTTCGtttgcattatatttaattgcccACAACCCAGAagtgcaaaaaaaattgtatgaagaGCAGAAAGATATTTATGGTGAAGAC acaaaaatatCTAGAGACCTGCAAGATATGAAATATATGGAATTAGCTATCAAGGAAGCGCTTCGCTTGTACCCGCCAGTAGCAATGATTGGCCgaaaaattaacaatgacacaaaaatta ATGATTTAGTTTTACCAGCCGATTCCACGGTGCTCGTTTTAATATACCATATGAATAGAAATCCAGCTGTTTTTTCAGAACCCGACAAATTTATTCCTGAAAGATTTTTACCGAGCGAAACATCAAAAAGAAGTCCATTTGCAACCGTATCTTTTAGCGCAGGTCCAAGAAACTGTATAG GTCAAAAGTTTGCAATACTGGAAATGAAATCTACAATATCAAAAGTGATTCGTCATTACGAATTACTTCCGTcgcatgaaaatataattttatcttttgACATCATTTTGAAATCAAACAATGGAGTTAAAATTAAACTTGCACCACG GGCAAGAAATGTGTGCCTAAATTTGCCAGGACCACCACCCCTTCCGTTTATAGGAAATGCCCATCAATGCGTTGGTTCATCAGcag attttttcaACGCATTAAATGCTTGCTGGAATGACTTTGGTGTGAGATGTAAAGTATTTATTGGACCACAACTTATCATTTTACTTTCTGATCCAAACGATGTTGAA GTAGTTTTAAGTAATCAAGAATttcttgaaaaatcaacagaataCGATTTCTTAAAGCCTTGGCTTGGAACAGGACTGTTAACGAGCACGG gtgaaaaatggaaaaaacatAGAAAGATCATAACTCCCGCATTTCACTTCACAATTTTAGAACATTTTCTACAAGTTTTTGATTCTCAAAcaaacatattaataaataagctAAAATATCTATGCACAAACGGTGagtatttaaatgtgtatcCAATATTAGCGATGTATGCATTGGATATAATATCAG AGGCTGCTATGGGTGTTTCAATAAATgctcaaaaaaataacaactctGATTACGTACAGTCCGTTAAAAT tgTAAGTGAAATTATTCTCAAAAGAATGAAAAGCCCTTTTAAAAGATTAGATTTTCTATTTTCATTGACGGAAGACTATAGACAGCAAAAAAAAGCTCTTGCTGTGttacataattttacaaataaaatgatcCAGGAAAGAAGAAActtgttacaaaaaaataatgaaactctTGATTCATACACAAATGATGCTTCTATCAGTGTTTATG gaagaaaaaagaaaatggctTTCTTAGATATTCTGCTTTTGTCAACTGTAGATGGAAAACAACTCAATGATACGGATATACGAGAGGAAGTGGATACTTTTTTGTTTGaa gGGCATGATACAACCACGTCTGCATTGACTTTTGCTTTATATTCCATAGCAAGCAATCCTCATGTTCAACACAAACTATATGAGGAACAACACATGATATTTGGGAACGACAATGAAAAATCACCCAGCTAtag TGACTTACAAGATATGAAATATCTGGAATTGACTATAAAAGAAGTGCTGCGAATGTATCCATCAGTTCCAATGCTAGGAAGACTAACTGTTAATGACACGAAAATCA ATGATATTGATGTACCAGCTGGAACAACTATTGCAATATTAGTTTACAATATGAACAGAAATCCGGCAATATTTCCCGAGCCAGACAAATTTATACCGGAAAGATTTGCTGCAGAAGAATCCGCTAAGCGTAATCCATTTTCTATGGTTTCCTTTAGTGCAGGACCTAGAAATTGCATAG GACAAAAGTTTGCCATGCTTGAAATGAAATCTACGTTATCAAAAATTATTAGAACCTTTGAAATTGCTCCATCCAATGACCCCATAGAGATACAATCCGATTTAACGTTGAAACCAGTCAACGgagtgtttattaaatttaaatccagGCAATAG